In Sphingopyxis sp. 113P3, one DNA window encodes the following:
- the secA gene encoding preprotein translocase subunit SecA: MFGSIAKSLFGSSNDRYVASIRKIVDKINAFEPQMEALDDAALQAQTPKFRERLAAGETLDDILPEAFATVREASKRTLGMRHFDVQMIGGIVLHRGEIAEMATGEGKTLMATLPCYLNALEGKGVHVVTVNDYLARRDAEWMGAVYGFLGLTTGVIVPNLNEAQRREAYNSDITYATNNELGFDYLRDNMKFERSQMVHRPFNFGIVDEVDSILIDEARTPLIISGPTDDKSELYIRVNEVVNQLGEDDYEKDEKTKSISLTEEGTEHVERLLEAAGLLQGSNLYDIENTQIVHHVNQALKAIVMFKLDTDYIVKDGKVVIIDEFTGRMMEGRRWSDGLHQAVEAKEGVQIEPENQTLASITFQNYFRMYPKLSGMTGTAATEAAEFFEIYKMNVVTIPTNRPIARRDEEDEFYKNITDKFGAIARTIREAQERGQPVLVGTVSIEKSELLSSYLEREGVAHSVLNARFHESEAHIVAQAGRLGAVTIATNMAGRGTDIKLGGSEEFRIEDELKDLPEGPERDAAIARIHEEVAAEREAVRAAGGLFVLATERHESRRIDNQLRGRSGRQGDPGLSKFYLCLDDDLLRIFGPDTLFAKMMNKNLEDGEAIGSKWLSKAIETAQKKVEARNYDIRKQVVEYDNVMNDQRKVIYEQRGEIIDSETVDDAMAAMRAETVNSIVADACPPGSYPEQWDIESMKARVADILDLTPPIDAWMEEDAVDPEVFEERIQEMADAAAAEKAAQVDPDTWRGIEKSILLQTLDHHWKEHLSTLDALRQVVFLRAYAQKQPINEYKAEAFALFERMLQNIREDVTRTVARIDFQFQEPEPMPLPELPDFLTTHIDPFTGEDNSADIDGGDLGVIANTLPPMQAPRPDMPEGENPYAGLDISRNAPCPCGSGRKYKHCHGAL; encoded by the coding sequence ATGTTCGGCAGCATTGCCAAGAGCCTCTTCGGCTCGTCCAACGACCGTTATGTCGCCTCGATCCGCAAGATCGTCGACAAGATCAATGCGTTCGAGCCACAGATGGAGGCGCTCGACGACGCTGCGCTGCAGGCGCAGACCCCGAAATTCCGCGAGCGGCTGGCGGCGGGCGAAACGCTCGACGACATTCTGCCCGAAGCCTTTGCGACGGTCCGCGAAGCCTCGAAGCGCACGCTCGGCATGCGGCATTTTGACGTGCAGATGATCGGTGGCATCGTCCTTCACCGCGGCGAGATTGCCGAGATGGCGACGGGCGAGGGCAAGACGCTGATGGCGACGCTGCCCTGCTATCTGAACGCGCTCGAGGGCAAGGGCGTCCACGTTGTCACCGTCAACGACTATCTCGCCCGCCGCGACGCAGAGTGGATGGGTGCCGTTTACGGCTTTCTCGGCCTGACGACCGGCGTCATCGTCCCCAATCTCAACGAAGCGCAGCGGCGCGAGGCGTATAACAGCGACATTACCTACGCGACCAACAACGAGCTCGGCTTCGACTATCTTCGCGACAACATGAAGTTCGAGCGGTCGCAAATGGTCCACCGCCCCTTCAACTTCGGCATCGTCGACGAAGTCGACTCGATCCTGATCGACGAGGCACGCACGCCGCTCATTATCTCGGGTCCGACCGACGACAAGTCCGAGCTCTACATTCGCGTCAACGAGGTGGTGAACCAGCTCGGCGAAGATGATTATGAGAAGGACGAGAAAACCAAGTCGATCAGCCTCACCGAAGAAGGCACCGAGCATGTCGAGCGGCTGCTCGAGGCGGCCGGGCTCCTCCAGGGCAGCAACCTTTACGATATCGAGAACACCCAGATCGTCCATCACGTCAACCAGGCGCTGAAGGCGATCGTGATGTTCAAGCTCGATACCGACTATATCGTGAAAGACGGCAAGGTCGTGATCATCGACGAGTTCACCGGCCGCATGATGGAAGGGCGCCGCTGGTCCGACGGCTTGCACCAGGCGGTCGAGGCCAAGGAGGGCGTTCAGATCGAGCCCGAGAACCAGACGCTCGCCTCGATCACCTTCCAGAATTATTTCCGCATGTACCCCAAGCTCTCGGGCATGACCGGCACCGCCGCGACCGAGGCGGCCGAATTTTTCGAAATCTACAAGATGAACGTCGTCACCATCCCGACCAACCGCCCGATCGCGCGGCGCGACGAGGAAGATGAGTTCTACAAGAATATCACAGACAAGTTCGGCGCCATCGCGCGGACGATCCGCGAGGCGCAGGAGCGCGGCCAGCCGGTACTCGTCGGCACGGTGTCGATCGAGAAGTCCGAGCTGCTTTCCTCCTATCTGGAAAGGGAAGGCGTCGCGCACAGCGTCCTCAACGCGCGCTTCCACGAAAGCGAGGCGCATATCGTGGCGCAGGCGGGCCGGCTCGGCGCGGTGACGATCGCGACCAACATGGCGGGCCGCGGCACCGACATCAAACTCGGCGGCAGCGAAGAATTCCGCATCGAGGATGAGCTGAAGGACCTGCCCGAGGGGCCCGAACGCGATGCGGCGATCGCGCGCATCCATGAGGAGGTGGCGGCCGAGCGCGAGGCGGTCCGCGCAGCGGGCGGCCTGTTCGTGCTCGCGACCGAACGCCACGAAAGCCGGCGCATCGACAATCAGCTGCGCGGCCGGTCGGGACGTCAGGGCGACCCGGGTCTTTCGAAATTCTACCTCTGCCTCGACGACGATCTGCTGCGCATCTTCGGTCCCGACACCTTGTTCGCGAAGATGATGAACAAGAATCTCGAGGACGGCGAGGCGATCGGCTCGAAATGGCTCTCGAAGGCCATCGAGACCGCGCAGAAGAAGGTTGAGGCGCGCAACTACGACATCCGCAAGCAGGTCGTCGAATATGACAATGTCATGAACGATCAGCGCAAGGTCATCTACGAACAGCGCGGCGAAATCATCGACAGCGAGACCGTCGACGATGCGATGGCAGCGATGCGCGCCGAAACGGTCAATTCGATCGTCGCCGACGCCTGCCCGCCCGGAAGCTATCCCGAGCAGTGGGACATCGAGAGCATGAAGGCGCGCGTCGCCGATATTCTCGACCTCACGCCGCCGATCGATGCGTGGATGGAGGAGGATGCAGTCGATCCGGAAGTCTTCGAGGAGCGTATCCAGGAGATGGCCGATGCCGCGGCGGCCGAGAAGGCCGCGCAGGTCGACCCCGATACGTGGCGCGGAATCGAAAAATCGATTTTGCTCCAGACGCTCGACCATCATTGGAAGGAGCATCTTTCCACCCTCGATGCGCTGCGTCAGGTCGTGTTCCTGCGTGCCTACGCGCAGAAGCAGCCGATCAACGAATATAAGGCCGAGGCCTTCGCGCTGTTCGAGCGGATGCTGCAGAATATTCGCGAGGATGTGACGCGCACGGTCGCGCGGATCGACTTCCAGTTCCAGGAACCCGAGCCGATGCCGCTCCCGGAACTGCCCGACTTTCTCACCACCCACATCGATCCCTTCACCGGCGAGGACAACAGCGCCGATATCGATGGCGGCGACCTCGGGGTGATCGCGAACACGCTGCCTCCGATGCAGGCGCCGCGTCCCGATATGCCCGAGGGCGAGAATCCCTACGCCGGCCTCGATATCAGCCGCAACGCGCCATGCCCTTGCGGTTCGGGACGCAAATACAAGCATTGCCACGGGGCCTTGTGA
- the modA gene encoding molybdate ABC transporter substrate-binding protein, whose translation MAFVRSLGLFLAALFLAPAVSAAERGPLVLAAASLQESLSEVADAWAAEGHARPVLSFAASSALARQIIAGAPADLFLSADEPWMDRVGAAGRLRAGSRAALLGNRLVLIAPAASKVRLKVAQGFPLARVLGGGRLALADPDAVPAGKYAKAALTSLGVWSALAGRLAPAENVRAAMALVERGAAPLGIVYETDAKASRAVRVVGVFPTSSHAPIRYPIAVLKASRHRDAAAFRSFLLSRQARAIFARHGFSAP comes from the coding sequence ATGGCGTTTGTCCGCTCCCTTGGTCTTTTCCTTGCCGCGCTCTTTCTCGCGCCGGCTGTGAGTGCCGCCGAACGCGGACCATTGGTGCTCGCCGCAGCGAGCCTCCAGGAATCCTTGAGCGAAGTCGCCGACGCCTGGGCGGCGGAGGGTCACGCTCGGCCCGTGCTCTCCTTTGCCGCCTCATCTGCTCTCGCCCGGCAGATCATCGCGGGCGCGCCTGCAGACCTTTTCCTCTCTGCCGACGAGCCCTGGATGGACAGGGTCGGGGCGGCGGGGCGCCTGCGGGCCGGAAGCCGCGCGGCCCTGCTCGGTAACCGGCTCGTGCTGATCGCGCCCGCGGCGAGCAAGGTGCGGCTGAAGGTCGCGCAGGGTTTTCCGCTCGCCCGCGTGCTTGGCGGCGGGCGGCTTGCTCTTGCCGATCCCGATGCGGTGCCGGCGGGCAAATATGCAAAGGCTGCGCTGACTTCGCTTGGCGTTTGGAGCGCGCTCGCAGGGCGGCTGGCCCCGGCTGAGAATGTCCGCGCCGCGATGGCGCTGGTCGAGCGGGGGGCCGCGCCGCTTGGCATCGTTTATGAAACCGACGCGAAGGCGTCGCGCGCCGTTCGCGTCGTGGGCGTCTTTCCGACCTCGAGCCACGCGCCCATACGCTATCCGATCGCCGTGCTTAAGGCGTCGCGGCATAGGGATGCAGCCGCATTTCGCTCCTTCCTCCTCTCGCGGCAGGCGCGCGCGATCTTCGCGCGCCACGGCTTTTCGGCGCCCTGA
- a CDS encoding Crp/Fnr family transcriptional regulator, whose translation MQRSYHFALAERTGLARAERERLAAIAPVRSIADGQFVQHQGDPGDTFWVVCEGHVLAGRHAEDGRFTAFAVLGPGDMFGELAFFAGVPRQVDAIASGPARLIAIDRPLLRRLMAEDIGWAELLLRSLSRQLAVTLDIIDAERRLPTADRLVQLLAAMAADAPDRSTVRATQQQLADLLGVSRVTLGAALRELTARGLVEPGYGRIRVATSLSQRSGARYS comes from the coding sequence ATGCAAAGAAGTTATCACTTTGCGCTTGCCGAGCGGACCGGGCTTGCGCGCGCCGAGCGCGAGCGGCTTGCAGCAATCGCGCCGGTGCGCAGCATCGCCGATGGGCAGTTCGTGCAGCACCAGGGCGACCCTGGCGACACGTTCTGGGTGGTCTGCGAGGGGCATGTCCTTGCCGGCCGTCATGCCGAGGACGGACGCTTCACCGCCTTTGCCGTGCTGGGGCCGGGCGACATGTTCGGCGAACTTGCCTTTTTTGCCGGCGTACCCCGCCAGGTCGACGCGATCGCGAGCGGACCTGCGAGGCTGATCGCGATCGACCGGCCGCTGCTGCGCCGGCTGATGGCGGAGGATATCGGCTGGGCCGAACTCCTGCTTCGCAGCCTGTCGCGCCAGCTTGCTGTCACGCTCGACATCATCGACGCCGAGCGGCGTCTGCCCACCGCCGACCGGCTTGTGCAGCTGCTCGCTGCGATGGCGGCAGACGCGCCCGATCGCAGCACGGTCCGCGCAACGCAGCAGCAGCTCGCGGATCTCCTCGGGGTCTCGCGTGTGACCCTCGGGGCAGCGCTTCGCGAGCTCACTGCGCGCGGGCTGGTCGAGCCGGGCTATGGCCGCATCCGTGTCGCCACCTCGCTTTCGCAGCGCAGCGGCGCTCGGTATAGTTGA